One part of the Pseudodesulfovibrio alkaliphilus genome encodes these proteins:
- a CDS encoding RNA recognition motif domain-containing protein codes for MAKNIYVGNLPWSCTEEELRTAFETYGEVHSVKLVNDRETGRPRGFGFVEMEDQGALEAIENLDGSNFGGRNIKVNEARPRPERPRW; via the coding sequence ATGGCCAAGAACATCTATGTGGGCAACCTGCCCTGGAGCTGTACGGAAGAAGAACTGCGCACAGCCTTTGAGACCTACGGCGAAGTGCATTCCGTCAAACTCGTCAATGATCGCGAGACCGGCCGTCCTCGCGGATTCGGCTTCGTGGAAATGGAAGACCAGGGTGCGCTCGAAGCCATCGAGAACCTGGACGGCAGCAACTTCGGAGGCCGCAACATCAAGGTCAACGAAGCCCGCCCCCGTCCCGAGCGTCCCCGCTGGTAG
- the infA gene encoding translation initiation factor IF-1, whose product MAKEEGITVQGTVEEALPNAMFRVELENGHSVLAHISGKMRKFRIRVMPGDTVTVELSPYDLTRGRITFRPR is encoded by the coding sequence ATGGCCAAAGAAGAAGGCATCACCGTCCAGGGCACCGTCGAAGAAGCGCTGCCCAACGCCATGTTCCGCGTCGAACTCGAAAACGGTCACTCCGTCCTCGCCCACATTTCCGGCAAGATGCGCAAGTTTCGCATCCGCGTCATGCCCGGCGACACCGTCACCGTCGAACTCTCCCCCTACGACCTGACCCGCGGACGCATCACCTTCCGCCCCCGCTAA
- a CDS encoding DEAD/DEAH box helicase — translation MNEFKALGLSEETIAALESKGFTTPTPIQARTIPLLLGGTVDIVGQAQTGTGKTAAFALPIIETAEANAGRVQALVLTPTRELAIQVAEEINSLKGNKRLRVLPVYGGQAIHMQFKALKSGVDVVVGTPGRIMDHLDRGTLRLNQLDFVVLDEADEMCNMGFVDDVREILKATGPERRTLLFSATMPAEVMRIAREFMGDYELVTVKAEKNDTPLTRQVFHEVADSDRFEALCRVVDAEPDFYGLVFTRTRADADEVAGRLTERGYPAEPIHGDLSQARREEILGRFRKRLVTILVATDVAARGIDVPDLSHVVNFALPQDPQTFVHRTGRTGRAGREGVAITLIAPGEFRRLMYITKSSGIDIAKAKLPRISDVIHTKKSRMLHGLDAIMNDETHHPYLPMARGLLDGREAEEVIAALLKHAFGDELMESSYREIDAITPATRGRADLVCSLGRVDGMNPRDFVEFIAKTANIKPWAIQHVRVQGEQTTFTVPAAEARTVIDRVRSREGHPLIKPGEPSKKPPYRREYPKKGSPGPGKRPFVKPFKPRKG, via the coding sequence ATGAACGAATTCAAGGCTTTGGGCCTCTCAGAAGAAACCATTGCGGCCCTGGAATCCAAGGGTTTCACCACCCCCACCCCCATTCAGGCGCGAACCATCCCCCTGCTGCTTGGCGGCACGGTGGACATTGTCGGTCAGGCCCAGACAGGCACAGGCAAGACCGCGGCATTTGCCCTGCCCATCATCGAGACCGCCGAGGCCAACGCGGGACGGGTCCAGGCACTCGTCCTGACCCCCACCCGGGAGCTGGCCATCCAGGTGGCCGAGGAGATCAACTCCCTTAAGGGAAACAAACGGTTGCGCGTCCTGCCGGTCTACGGTGGACAGGCCATCCACATGCAATTCAAAGCACTGAAAAGCGGGGTGGACGTGGTGGTCGGCACTCCGGGCCGCATCATGGACCATCTCGACCGGGGCACCCTGCGCCTCAACCAGCTCGACTTTGTGGTTCTCGACGAGGCCGACGAGATGTGCAACATGGGCTTTGTGGACGACGTGCGCGAAATTCTCAAGGCAACAGGGCCGGAGCGGCGCACCTTGCTCTTCTCGGCCACCATGCCCGCCGAGGTCATGCGTATCGCCAGGGAATTCATGGGCGACTATGAACTGGTCACGGTCAAGGCCGAAAAGAACGATACCCCCCTCACCCGCCAGGTTTTCCACGAGGTGGCCGATTCGGATCGTTTCGAGGCCCTGTGCAGGGTGGTGGACGCCGAGCCCGACTTCTACGGCCTTGTCTTCACGCGCACCCGCGCCGACGCCGACGAGGTGGCCGGACGCCTGACCGAGCGCGGCTACCCGGCCGAGCCAATCCACGGCGACCTCTCCCAGGCCCGACGCGAGGAAATCCTCGGTCGCTTCCGCAAACGGCTCGTGACCATTCTCGTGGCCACCGACGTGGCCGCGCGCGGCATCGACGTGCCCGACCTGAGCCATGTAGTCAACTTCGCTCTTCCCCAGGACCCGCAAACCTTTGTCCACCGTACCGGCCGAACAGGCAGGGCCGGCAGGGAAGGCGTGGCTATCACCCTGATCGCACCCGGCGAATTCCGCAGACTCATGTACATCACCAAAAGCTCGGGCATTGATATCGCCAAGGCCAAGCTCCCGCGCATCAGCGATGTCATCCACACCAAGAAGAGCCGCATGCTCCACGGGCTCGACGCCATCATGAACGACGAGACCCACCATCCCTACCTGCCCATGGCCCGCGGCCTCCTCGACGGACGGGAGGCCGAGGAGGTGATTGCCGCACTGCTCAAACACGCCTTTGGCGACGAGTTGATGGAATCGAGCTACCGCGAAATCGACGCCATCACCCCGGCCACCCGGGGACGGGCCGACCTTGTCTGCTCCCTTGGCCGTGTGGACGGCATGAATCCAAGGGATTTCGTGGAGTTCATCGCCAAAACGGCAAACATCAAACCATGGGCTATCCAGCATGTGCGGGTTCAGGGTGAACAGACCACCTTCACCGTACCCGCTGCCGAGGCCCGGACAGTCATCGACCGGGTGCGCAGCCGCGAGGGGCACCCCCTGATCAAACCTGGCGAACCGTCGAAAAAACCGCCCTACCGCCGCGAGTATCCCAAGAAAGGATCGCCCGGCCCAGGCAAGCGCCCCTTTGTGAAGCCCTTCAAACCAAGAAAGGGGTAA
- a CDS encoding methyl-accepting chemotaxis protein, whose product MSIRLKVLLPVLGTVLLLGGASLYLLRTDLGLLRENFVRSMVHEKEAELAHSIASASSRAKQMASLFSSTPEVLRAFSMAQEGNINDENDPSVQEARTFLRAAMGPVNVGHAAAMSGELLQLHFHLPNARSLLRAWRKQQTQRDGVWMDVSDDLRSFRQTVLDVNRTGQPVEGIELGRGGFAIRGLTPVRDETGKQLGSVEVLLDFDPILANAAEGEGRQLLLYMNADRLNIARGLNDPVKYPVTDGRFVLVSNSGDPKVADMVPTDLLDQGTREIGMRILDSMALSAFPVRDYNGNQIGLIVYAMDTSDTAAIISSAGMTIGSLLLAILILPALVTWLFISRSVIRPVQAVIGKIRDIAEDRADLDERLDDSANDEMGDLARWFNVLMSKLGDILTEVRTYMYIVNAVPDPIFTVDDNMRIIVGNEATARFGGRKLENLKGTPCRDIFNTAICGTDDCPIHQCRQRDGHYEGNVIHIMKDGKEVAIKPTSDVLRDPSGKIIGRMEVARNVTELVEKERGIQANLERISEVNDRITHVAVSIAETSSTLLDQVTEASEGAEVQKSRAMETATAMEQMNATVIEVASNAANAASQADETRGRADIGADVVKRAVEAMGEVRTRSLALRENMDSLGSKADGIGKVLGVITDIADQTNLLALNAAIEAARAGEAGRGFAVVADEVRKLAEKTMTATKEVDEAIQAIQQGTRENVEAVGESESAVERATQLVNESGAALEAIRSLVDSSADQVRAIATAAEEQSATSDEISNSVSEVSRVAESTAHGMERARDEVRRMAGLAEELRTISSQ is encoded by the coding sequence ATGAGCATACGTCTCAAAGTGCTGCTCCCCGTGCTGGGGACTGTGCTGCTGCTCGGCGGCGCCAGTCTGTACCTGCTGCGCACGGACCTGGGGCTGCTGCGGGAAAACTTCGTCAGGAGCATGGTGCACGAGAAAGAGGCCGAGCTGGCCCACTCCATCGCCTCCGCATCCAGCCGGGCCAAGCAGATGGCCTCGCTGTTTTCCAGCACCCCGGAGGTGCTTCGCGCCTTCAGCATGGCCCAGGAAGGGAACATCAACGACGAAAACGACCCCTCGGTCCAGGAGGCGCGCACCTTTCTGCGCGCGGCGATGGGGCCGGTCAATGTCGGACATGCGGCGGCCATGTCGGGAGAACTGCTCCAGCTCCACTTCCACCTTCCCAACGCCCGCAGCCTGTTGCGCGCCTGGCGCAAACAGCAGACTCAGCGCGACGGCGTATGGATGGATGTCTCCGACGACCTGAGGTCTTTCCGGCAGACCGTGCTTGATGTCAACCGCACCGGCCAGCCCGTGGAAGGCATAGAACTCGGCCGGGGCGGTTTCGCCATCCGGGGCCTGACGCCGGTACGCGATGAGACCGGCAAACAGCTGGGATCGGTGGAGGTGCTGCTCGACTTTGACCCCATCCTGGCCAATGCGGCCGAGGGTGAGGGCAGACAGCTCCTGCTCTACATGAATGCCGACCGACTCAACATCGCTCGTGGACTCAACGACCCGGTCAAGTATCCGGTGACAGACGGCCGATTCGTCCTTGTCTCCAACTCCGGCGACCCGAAGGTGGCGGACATGGTGCCCACCGACCTCCTGGACCAGGGCACACGCGAAATCGGAATGCGTATTCTGGATTCCATGGCCCTGTCCGCCTTCCCGGTGCGCGACTACAACGGCAACCAGATCGGCCTCATCGTCTACGCCATGGACACTTCAGACACTGCGGCCATCATCAGCTCGGCAGGCATGACCATCGGCTCGCTGCTCCTGGCCATCCTCATCCTGCCCGCCCTGGTCACATGGCTGTTCATCAGCCGCAGTGTCATCCGGCCCGTGCAGGCCGTCATCGGCAAGATCCGCGACATCGCCGAGGACCGGGCCGATCTCGACGAACGGCTGGACGACTCGGCCAATGACGAGATGGGCGACCTCGCACGCTGGTTCAACGTGCTCATGAGCAAGCTGGGCGACATCCTCACCGAGGTAAGAACCTACATGTACATCGTCAACGCCGTCCCCGATCCCATATTCACCGTGGACGACAACATGCGGATCATCGTGGGCAACGAGGCCACGGCGCGTTTTGGCGGTCGAAAGCTCGAAAACCTCAAGGGCACTCCCTGTCGCGATATCTTCAACACCGCCATTTGCGGCACCGATGACTGCCCCATCCATCAATGTCGGCAGCGCGATGGACACTACGAGGGCAATGTCATCCATATCATGAAAGATGGCAAGGAGGTCGCCATCAAGCCCACCTCTGACGTGCTGCGCGATCCTTCGGGCAAGATCATCGGCCGCATGGAGGTAGCCCGCAACGTCACCGAGCTGGTGGAAAAGGAGCGCGGCATCCAGGCCAACCTGGAGCGTATCAGCGAGGTCAACGACCGCATCACCCACGTTGCCGTGTCCATCGCCGAAACCTCCTCCACCCTGCTCGACCAGGTCACCGAGGCATCCGAGGGGGCCGAGGTGCAAAAATCCCGCGCCATGGAAACGGCCACGGCCATGGAACAGATGAACGCCACGGTCATCGAGGTGGCTTCCAACGCGGCCAATGCCGCCAGTCAGGCCGATGAGACACGCGGCCGGGCCGACATAGGCGCAGACGTGGTCAAGCGCGCCGTGGAGGCCATGGGCGAAGTCCGCACCCGCTCCCTTGCGCTGCGGGAAAACATGGACAGCCTGGGTAGCAAGGCCGACGGCATCGGCAAGGTTCTCGGCGTGATCACCGACATCGCGGACCAGACCAACCTGCTGGCCCTCAACGCCGCCATCGAGGCGGCCAGAGCGGGCGAGGCCGGACGCGGCTTTGCCGTTGTGGCCGACGAGGTGCGCAAACTGGCCGAAAAGACCATGACCGCCACCAAGGAAGTGGACGAGGCCATCCAGGCCATCCAGCAGGGAACCCGGGAAAATGTCGAGGCTGTCGGCGAGTCCGAATCTGCGGTGGAGAGAGCCACCCAGCTTGTCAACGAATCCGGCGCGGCGCTCGAGGCAATCCGCTCATTGGTGGACAGCAGCGCGGACCAGGTGCGGGCCATCGCCACCGCGGCCGAGGAACAATCGGCAACCAGCGACGAAATCAGCAACTCCGTCAGCGAGGTCAGCCGCGTGGCCGAAAGCACGGCCCACGGCATGGAGCGCGCCCGGGACGAAGTCCGGCGCATGGCCGGACTGGCAGAAGAGCTGCGGACCATATCATCGCAATAG
- a CDS encoding DUF748 domain-containing protein: MLAFLDKIPMATPRVRRVAFGLLCALLAYVLAGFLLLPAIIKSTVVSQGAAALGRPIHLGEIAFNPLTLRLTLREFRVDAHPNAPDDEEPLLSFDEMSARADLASLWHMAPVINDLTLRELAVSVTRYDDGRYSISDLLHADSETDTARGREEAPFPFALYGFEMSNATIVFDDQPRNKRHVISEINLNIPFTSSFEALRGEFTQPSCSAVVNGDPVTLEGRTLPFHDSLHTEFHLGAVDVDLSEYWPYAPADTPLSLVHGRFSSDLSLNFERPDARRINLFISGGGNLTDLEIASPQDGKVLSARQISFRLERFSPSDMRLALSELSVDNPALRVIRRDDGSINWEQYFPAQENKEEDSRGSAQDKAIQAVIRSLTVTSGSVEWIDRAIPGGFSCAMADLSVTARDVNTGTTPVPFAATSTITPATQDGAKAPATITANGQLVVSPLSASATVTAAGIALADYAPYYAQALPLVVESATLGASGTVTFEDKQSPSLSLRNGALTLTDLRLRIPDSETPTVSAQRLTVDGVSLSSDEGAVVIAEILLQGPHVWLRMEEPGRVDLVDLFARHDRAAPGPEPAPQKGLTSAAEPDWTARVDSLRLSRGNITLVDTTTAPASGRATSFSLSDMDLEARNISTRHHTPNDSESMPLTCDLKAVWGGGGTIGLKAEGFLAPLSASGAVTLSNVGLIPVNPLLSQFADVALTRGAATSSMAVGLEEGRLTLRGNLSVTDASLAELSPTSAQSTELVGFDALGLTGILFESEPAGLAVEAIRLTGPRGRVEFDEKGRVNLLSALRIAQPDPEGDTAPAAAPDNATEPEPAVPEQEPGQDEPGFLQTLRVGTVSVEQGTVLFRDASVAPTYSTKVEDIRLTLTDIARSDDSRPEMDMRASLGQTPLSATGIINPAVVPLYTDIAVSLGGLELAPLTPYTLKYLGHPVEHGSLYAEVIFKTENNMLEADNSFLVRQLVLGPKDTRPDVPNVPVRFGLSLLQDANGDVRIDLPIRGRLDDPNFRLNGIVFKAVAGLFTRALTSPFSIIGSLFGGTATNMDSLVFEPGSSELGASALHKLDTVATALEARPRLTLEVVGVTDPQADRKALTDILLNQRLKERKLRSLPPSQRAWTTVEAMTIEPDEYEDLLYEAYKAEPDKTGTRPTTFFVADRQPPEVMRKFLKDAIAVSEDDLHQLERRRAEAVRLHLVERDPALERRVALPDRRGPRTARTGVPLHRADLGLR, encoded by the coding sequence ATGCTGGCATTTCTCGACAAAATCCCCATGGCCACCCCAAGGGTGCGGCGCGTGGCCTTCGGGCTGCTCTGCGCCCTGCTCGCCTACGTTCTGGCCGGGTTCCTGCTGCTCCCGGCCATCATCAAATCCACCGTGGTCAGCCAGGGCGCTGCAGCCTTGGGGCGGCCCATCCACCTCGGCGAAATCGCCTTCAACCCCCTGACCCTGCGCCTGACCCTGCGGGAATTCCGGGTGGATGCACATCCGAACGCCCCAGACGACGAAGAACCGCTGCTCTCCTTTGACGAAATGAGCGCGAGGGCGGACCTGGCGTCCCTTTGGCACATGGCTCCGGTCATCAATGACCTCACCCTGCGCGAGCTTGCCGTAAGCGTCACCCGCTACGATGACGGTCGCTACTCCATCTCGGACCTGCTCCACGCTGACAGTGAAACGGATACGGCACGGGGCCGGGAAGAAGCCCCTTTTCCCTTTGCCCTCTATGGATTCGAGATGAGCAACGCCACCATCGTTTTCGACGACCAGCCACGCAACAAACGCCACGTCATCTCCGAAATCAATCTGAACATTCCCTTCACTTCCAGCTTCGAGGCCCTGCGCGGCGAATTTACCCAGCCCAGTTGCTCGGCCGTCGTCAATGGCGACCCGGTCACTCTGGAAGGGCGCACCCTCCCCTTTCACGACTCCCTGCACACCGAATTCCACCTGGGCGCGGTCGATGTGGACCTCAGCGAATACTGGCCCTACGCTCCGGCGGACACTCCCCTATCCCTTGTCCATGGACGCTTTTCTTCGGACCTTTCCCTCAACTTCGAACGACCTGACGCCCGGCGCATCAACCTCTTCATCAGCGGCGGAGGCAACCTGACCGATCTTGAGATCGCCTCGCCCCAGGACGGCAAGGTTCTCTCAGCCCGGCAGATATCCTTTAGGCTGGAACGATTTTCACCATCCGACATGCGCCTCGCTCTCTCGGAACTCAGCGTGGACAATCCGGCTCTCAGGGTCATACGCCGCGACGACGGCAGCATCAATTGGGAGCAGTATTTCCCTGCCCAGGAAAACAAGGAGGAGGACTCCCGGGGCAGCGCTCAAGACAAGGCCATCCAGGCCGTCATTCGCAGCTTGACAGTGACATCGGGCAGCGTGGAGTGGATCGACCGGGCAATACCCGGCGGTTTCTCGTGCGCCATGGCCGACCTGTCCGTCACGGCCCGGGATGTAAACACCGGGACAACCCCCGTGCCATTCGCCGCAACCTCGACCATCACCCCCGCGACCCAAGACGGTGCCAAAGCCCCTGCCACCATCACCGCCAACGGCCAACTCGTGGTCTCCCCCCTGTCGGCCTCGGCAACCGTTACCGCCGCAGGAATCGCACTGGCCGACTATGCCCCCTATTACGCCCAGGCTCTGCCCCTGGTTGTGGAAAGCGCGACACTGGGTGCAAGCGGCACCGTGACCTTTGAAGACAAGCAATCCCCAAGCCTGTCCCTGCGAAACGGAGCCCTCACCCTGACGGATCTGCGGCTGCGCATACCGGACAGCGAAACCCCCACTGTATCCGCCCAGAGGCTGACTGTGGACGGGGTCTCCCTGAGCAGCGACGAGGGGGCCGTGGTCATAGCCGAAATCCTGCTGCAAGGACCGCATGTGTGGCTGCGCATGGAGGAACCCGGCCGGGTGGACCTTGTGGACCTTTTCGCCCGGCATGACCGGGCAGCCCCCGGACCGGAGCCAGCCCCGCAGAAGGGTCTGACCTCGGCGGCCGAGCCGGACTGGACCGCCAGGGTGGACAGCCTGCGCCTGAGCCGGGGGAACATCACCTTGGTGGACACGACAACGGCTCCTGCGTCAGGGCGAGCAACCTCGTTCTCCCTGTCCGACATGGACCTTGAAGCCCGGAACATTTCCACTCGCCACCACACCCCAAACGACAGCGAATCCATGCCGTTGACCTGCGACCTCAAGGCCGTCTGGGGCGGCGGCGGAACCATCGGGCTGAAAGCCGAAGGTTTCCTCGCCCCCCTTTCCGCCAGCGGAGCCGTCACCCTGTCCAATGTCGGGCTCATTCCCGTCAACCCCCTTCTTTCGCAATTCGCCGATGTGGCCCTGACCCGCGGCGCGGCCACGTCTTCCATGGCCGTCGGCCTTGAAGAGGGTCGTCTGACTCTGCGTGGCAACCTCTCCGTAACCGATGCCTCCCTCGCGGAACTCTCGCCCACCAGCGCCCAGAGCACCGAGCTTGTCGGCTTTGACGCCCTTGGCCTGACAGGCATCCTTTTCGAGAGCGAACCCGCCGGGCTCGCCGTGGAGGCCATCCGCCTGACCGGACCGCGAGGCCGTGTGGAGTTTGATGAAAAAGGCCGCGTCAACCTGCTCTCCGCCCTGCGCATCGCCCAGCCAGATCCAGAGGGCGACACCGCGCCCGCCGCAGCACCCGATAACGCAACGGAACCGGAACCAGCCGTTCCCGAACAGGAACCTGGGCAGGACGAACCAGGCTTTCTCCAGACCCTGCGCGTGGGCACCGTGAGCGTGGAGCAGGGGACGGTCCTGTTCCGCGACGCCTCGGTGGCCCCGACCTACTCCACGAAGGTGGAGGACATCCGGCTCACATTGACCGACATCGCCCGGTCCGACGACTCCCGCCCAGAAATGGACATGCGTGCCAGCCTTGGCCAGACGCCTTTGTCCGCCACGGGAATCATCAATCCTGCGGTCGTGCCCCTGTACACCGACATCGCCGTGAGCCTGGGCGGTCTGGAACTCGCGCCCCTCACTCCCTACACCCTCAAATACCTGGGACACCCCGTGGAGCACGGAAGCCTCTACGCAGAGGTGATCTTCAAAACCGAAAACAACATGCTTGAGGCCGACAACTCCTTCCTCGTCAGGCAACTGGTCCTCGGCCCCAAAGACACCCGGCCGGACGTTCCCAACGTGCCGGTCCGCTTCGGCCTCTCGCTGCTTCAGGACGCAAACGGGGATGTGCGGATCGACCTGCCCATCAGAGGCAGGCTGGACGACCCGAACTTCCGTTTGAACGGCATTGTCTTCAAGGCCGTGGCCGGACTGTTCACCCGGGCGCTGACCTCGCCATTTTCCATCATCGGGTCTCTCTTCGGCGGCACCGCGACGAACATGGACAGCCTCGTCTTCGAGCCGGGAAGCAGCGAACTGGGCGCCTCCGCCCTACACAAACTCGACACTGTCGCCACGGCCCTCGAAGCCCGGCCACGTCTCACCCTGGAAGTGGTCGGCGTGACCGACCCGCAAGCCGACCGCAAGGCCCTGACGGACATTCTTCTCAACCAGCGGCTCAAGGAGCGCAAGCTCCGCTCCCTGCCCCCCTCGCAACGGGCATGGACCACGGTCGAGGCCATGACCATCGAACCCGACGAATACGAAGACCTGCTCTATGAGGCGTACAAGGCTGAACCGGACAAGACCGGCACCCGGCCCACCACCTTTTTTGTGGCCGACCGGCAACCGCCCGAGGTGATGCGCAAGTTTCTCAAAGACGCCATTGCCGTGAGCGAGGACGACCTGCACCAACTGGAACGCCGTCGGGCCGAGGCGGTCAGGCTCCATCTCGTGGAGCGCGATCCGGCCCTTGAGCGACGAGTGGCCCTGCCCGACCGTCGCGGCCCACGCACGGCCAGAACGGGTGTGCCACTGCACCGGGCCGACCTGGGGCTGCGGTAG
- a CDS encoding ABC transporter substrate-binding protein, with protein MARTVLCMALTLFPAVAVADGAPRPVTLQLNWSHQFQFAGYYAALEQGFYRDEGLAVRFAEHRPGITVEAEVASGRADFGVSSAQALIHYQQGAPIVVLAAVFQHAANVLLLRADPDLPQDTPDPTDLVGRRVMLPTAPPPSLSVMLARHGVRATDILVQQLTGNLDDLIHGETDAMSACLTSQPHALAQADVPLLTMRPADHGVDFYGDCLIASRRLARTDPQLVDSFLRASLRGWAYAMDHPEEIITLVRERYAPGMSREALRHEARIIEDLILPRLVDIGSMSRSRWERMAEECRTAGLLDRVCPLDDFFHTPAHQRSGWPDQGHPHLMGTGILVAAGFLLLALWVRSRHRRILAKSRQLERNRESLRQVIDLLPNMVYAKDREGRFLLANRAMADALGASVDELTGIPESEAHPDLEQARRRLAEDRMVFDSGHPVVTLEEPFRHRDGSLHWLQTTRLPYLPADTGEPAVLGLAVDITQRKLAEEALRKSEERFRAIFNQTFQFTAILSPDGTVIQVNDRSLEQLGRHREEMVGKPFWLAHWFEPGSGTLNWIKDAVLRAARGEVVRREAAAIRADGEPMVMDFSLKPVRGDDGTVILLIPEGRDITLLKRTEAQLRGLNEELERRVAERTRNLEQAKADLERSLDELNRTQEELILSEKLAALGGLVAGVAHEINTPLGIGVTASSFLADRVAELDAAFTAGSLKKSDLKRFLADARDSSASIQANLGRAAGLISSFKQVAADQSSELPRLFNLHNYVDEVLLSLGPRYRGSAHTVENLCQDVELYSYPGALVQIIANLLDNSLTHAFAPGEAGHIRIHGRAEDGNILFTFSDDGVGIPEPIRDKIFEPFVTTRRGSGGTGLGLHIVFNIVNKVLGGTIRLSTGPGKGTAFTVSIPREHVTETDKPEREA; from the coding sequence ATGGCCAGGACCGTCCTCTGCATGGCGCTAACGCTCTTCCCCGCAGTCGCTGTGGCCGACGGTGCACCACGACCTGTCACCCTCCAGCTCAATTGGTCCCACCAGTTCCAGTTCGCAGGATACTACGCCGCCCTGGAACAGGGCTTCTACCGCGACGAGGGGTTGGCCGTCCGGTTTGCGGAACACCGCCCCGGAATCACCGTCGAGGCAGAGGTTGCCTCGGGCCGTGCGGATTTCGGCGTCAGCTCGGCACAAGCGTTGATCCATTACCAGCAGGGGGCGCCCATCGTGGTCCTGGCCGCAGTGTTCCAGCACGCGGCCAACGTGCTGCTGCTGCGGGCCGACCCGGACTTGCCTCAAGACACCCCGGACCCGACCGACCTTGTCGGCCGACGGGTCATGCTCCCGACCGCGCCGCCGCCCTCCCTCTCCGTCATGCTTGCCCGCCACGGCGTCAGGGCGACGGACATCCTTGTCCAGCAACTCACCGGGAACCTCGACGACCTCATCCATGGCGAGACCGACGCCATGTCCGCCTGCCTGACCAGCCAGCCACATGCCCTGGCCCAAGCGGATGTTCCCCTTCTGACCATGCGCCCGGCAGACCACGGGGTGGATTTCTATGGCGATTGCCTGATCGCCTCACGCCGACTGGCCCGGACCGATCCGCAACTGGTGGACAGCTTCCTGCGGGCGAGCCTGCGGGGTTGGGCCTATGCCATGGACCATCCCGAGGAAATCATCACCCTCGTCCGCGAGCGCTATGCACCGGGCATGAGCCGGGAGGCGCTGCGCCACGAGGCCCGCATCATAGAGGATCTCATCCTGCCGCGACTGGTGGACATCGGCTCCATGAGCCGCTCCAGATGGGAGCGAATGGCCGAGGAATGCCGCACTGCCGGACTCCTCGACCGGGTCTGCCCTCTGGACGACTTCTTCCACACACCGGCTCATCAGCGATCCGGCTGGCCGGATCAAGGACACCCCCATCTGATGGGAACCGGAATCCTGGTCGCGGCGGGTTTCCTGCTCCTGGCGCTGTGGGTCCGCAGCCGACATCGCCGCATCCTGGCAAAGTCCCGCCAACTCGAACGCAACCGCGAGAGTCTGCGCCAGGTCATCGACCTGCTCCCCAACATGGTCTATGCCAAGGACCGCGAAGGACGGTTCCTGCTCGCCAACAGGGCCATGGCCGACGCCTTGGGCGCCAGCGTGGACGAGCTGACCGGCATCCCGGAATCAGAGGCGCATCCAGACCTTGAACAGGCCCGGCGCAGACTGGCCGAGGACAGGATGGTCTTTGACTCAGGCCACCCCGTCGTCACCCTCGAAGAACCCTTCCGCCACCGCGACGGCAGCCTCCACTGGCTCCAGACCACCCGGCTGCCCTACCTCCCGGCCGATACGGGAGAACCCGCCGTTCTCGGACTGGCCGTGGACATCACCCAACGCAAACTGGCCGAGGAAGCGCTGCGCAAAAGCGAAGAACGCTTTCGGGCCATTTTCAACCAGACCTTCCAGTTCACGGCCATTCTCTCCCCTGACGGCACGGTGATTCAGGTCAACGACAGATCGCTTGAGCAACTCGGCAGACACCGCGAAGAGATGGTGGGCAAGCCCTTCTGGCTGGCCCACTGGTTCGAACCCGGCTCCGGTACCCTGAACTGGATCAAGGACGCCGTGCTCAGGGCCGCCCGAGGCGAGGTGGTCCGACGCGAGGCAGCGGCCATCCGCGCCGACGGCGAACCCATGGTCATGGACTTCTCCCTCAAGCCCGTGCGCGGCGATGACGGCACTGTCATCCTCCTGATCCCCGAAGGGCGCGACATTACCCTGCTCAAGCGGACCGAGGCCCAACTACGCGGTCTCAATGAGGAACTGGAACGGCGCGTGGCGGAGCGTACCCGCAACCTCGAACAGGCCAAGGCCGATCTGGAACGCTCGCTGGACGAATTGAACCGGACGCAGGAGGAACTGATCCTCTCGGAAAAACTGGCCGCTCTGGGCGGACTGGTTGCCGGAGTGGCCCACGAGATCAACACGCCGCTGGGCATCGGGGTCACGGCCAGCTCCTTTTTGGCAGACAGAGTCGCCGAGCTTGATGCAGCGTTTACCGCGGGCTCCCTCAAAAAATCCGACCTGAAACGATTTCTGGCCGACGCCAGGGACTCCTCGGCCAGCATCCAGGCCAATCTCGGCCGGGCGGCCGGTTTGATAAGCAGCTTCAAGCAGGTGGCGGCCGACCAGTCCTCCGAGCTGCCGCGCCTGTTCAACCTGCACAACTACGTGGACGAAGTGCTCTTGAGCCTTGGGCCGCGCTACCGGGGCAGCGCCCACACGGTGGAAAACCTTTGCCAGGATGTGGAACTGTACAGCTACCCCGGAGCCCTGGTGCAGATCATCGCCAACCTGCTGGACAACTCGCTGACCCACGCCTTTGCCCCTGGCGAGGCGGGACACATCCGCATCCACGGCCGGGCCGAGGACGGCAATATCCTCTTCACCTTTTCCGATGACGGTGTCGGCATTCCCGAACCCATCAGGGACAAGATATTCGAACCCTTTGTCACCACCCGACGGGGCAGCGGCGGCACCGGACTCGGGCTGCATATCGTCTTCAACATCGTCAACAAGGTGCTTGGCGGCACCATTCGCCTGTCCACAGGACCGGGAAAGGGCACCGCCTTCACCGTATCCATCCCCAGAGAACACGTCACGGAAACGGATAAACCGGAGAGGGAAGCATGA